The stretch of DNA GGTCTTTTTGTAAGGCTAATTTGACCAAGCTTTATTGTCATTGCCCCAAACAACACTATTATAGCAAAAGCAAATAGCCCAATTATTGTCTCTTTTTTCATTAATCAGCCTCCTTTAAATGCATCTAAAAACTCTCTAACAATTGGCGAATTTGATTTAAAGAAATTTTCCTTTTCATCAAACTCTATAATTTTTCCACCGTCTAAAAAGCCTATAAAATCAGCAATCAAGTTTGCTACATCAAGATCATGCGTTATAACCAGACACGTTGTATTTAATTTAGCTTTCATATCTTTAATAAGTTTTGCTATAGAATATGAAACAATTGGATCCAGTCCTGTAGTAGGCTCATCGAAGAAAATTATTTGAGGTTTTGTAATAATAGCTCTTGCCAAACCAACGCGTTTTTTCATACCGCCAGACAATTCACTTGGGTATTTTTCTTCTACACCAGCAAGTTCAACCAAATCTAGAACACGCTTTACTTCG from Desulfurella sp. encodes:
- a CDS encoding ABC transporter ATP-binding protein, which codes for KFGVLFQEAALFDSMNVFENVAFPVVEHKLIKKKFIKDEVKRVLDLVELAGVEEKYPSELSGGMKKRVGLARAIITKPQIIFFDEPTTGLDPIVSYSIAKLIKDMKAKLNTTCLVITHDLDVANLIADFIGFLDGGKIIEFDEKENFFKSNSPIVREFLDAFKGG